A window of the Balneola sp. genome harbors these coding sequences:
- a CDS encoding DUF58 domain-containing protein, which yields MNPLTIFKQIHLSNLFFQMLAGVALTFLIGYFVPIIGHLAEVFFFGFVIILGIDLALLFSRKDPVSGKRIVPQRLSNGDENTIRLEISSIYSFNIQAEIIDEIPHQFQLRDFSIQSELESNQQKEFTYELRPTERGEYDFGDINVFLNSSVGFVRRKISIPAQQTVPVYPSFIQMRKFKMYAISNRLTDIGIKKIRRVGHTMEFDQIKEYVRGDDVRSINWKATARANDLMVNQYQDERSQNVINVIDMGRVMKMPFEGLHLLDYAINTSLVISNIALIKDDKAGLVTFSNNDSVVVKPEKRRPHIQRIQEALYNLDTNFMESDYERLVVSLRKYVNQRSLVLLYTNFETFSSMERQLPYLQRIAKDHLLVTIFFENTEMTKLLHEESKTIGQVYTKTVAEKFSYEKKQIVKALNQRGIQTILTPPKELSVNAINKYLELKARGLI from the coding sequence ATGAACCCCCTAACCATCTTCAAACAAATTCATCTTAGCAACCTGTTCTTTCAGATGCTTGCGGGAGTCGCTCTGACTTTCCTGATTGGGTATTTTGTACCCATCATCGGGCACCTTGCTGAAGTGTTTTTCTTTGGATTTGTTATCATTTTGGGGATTGATCTTGCATTACTCTTCAGCAGAAAAGACCCTGTTTCAGGCAAAAGGATTGTGCCTCAGCGATTGTCTAATGGAGATGAAAATACAATTCGATTAGAGATCTCCAGCATCTACTCATTCAATATTCAGGCTGAAATTATTGATGAAATACCACACCAATTTCAGTTGCGGGATTTTAGTATTCAGTCTGAATTGGAAAGTAACCAACAAAAGGAATTTACTTATGAACTAAGACCAACTGAGCGGGGAGAATATGATTTTGGGGATATTAATGTGTTCCTGAACAGCTCTGTAGGATTTGTTCGTAGAAAAATTAGTATTCCTGCTCAGCAAACAGTTCCGGTTTACCCCTCTTTTATTCAGATGCGCAAATTTAAGATGTACGCTATCTCAAACCGGTTGACTGACATTGGTATCAAAAAGATACGGCGAGTCGGTCACACCATGGAATTCGACCAAATCAAGGAATATGTGCGTGGTGATGATGTCCGTTCTATCAATTGGAAAGCCACCGCTCGTGCCAATGACCTGATGGTCAATCAGTATCAGGATGAACGCTCTCAGAATGTCATTAACGTAATTGACATGGGGCGAGTAATGAAAATGCCTTTCGAGGGATTACATCTGCTCGATTATGCCATCAACACCAGTCTGGTTATTTCGAATATTGCCCTCATCAAAGATGATAAAGCCGGCTTGGTAACTTTTTCCAATAATGATTCTGTGGTCGTTAAGCCGGAGAAAAGGCGGCCACATATTCAGCGTATTCAGGAAGCACTTTATAATCTCGATACCAACTTCATGGAATCAGATTATGAGCGTCTTGTGGTTTCACTTCGGAAATATGTCAATCAGCGAAGTCTGGTTTTGCTTTATACCAATTTCGAGACTTTTTCTTCCATGGAGCGCCAGCTTCCTTACCTCCAGCGAATTGCGAAAGATCACCTGCTAGTTACCATCTTTTTTGAGAATACTGAAATGACCAAACTACTGCATGAAGAGTCTAAAACGATTGGACAGGTGTACACCAAAACAGTAGCTGAGAAATTTTCCTACGAGAAGAAACAGATTGTGAAGGCATTAAATCAGCGAGGCATTCAGACCATCCTCACCCCACCTAAAGAACTTTCTGTAAATGCGATTAATAAGTATTTGGAGCTTAAGGCGCGCGGGTTGATTTAG
- a CDS encoding glycosyltransferase, with protein sequence MDISIVVPVYNEEESLPELEKAIQAALANKFSYEIIFVDDGSSDGSWAVIKSLSEQKSFVHGINFSHNYGKSVALQAGFETVKGDYVVTMDADLQDDPNEVPEMVQMLKDGYDLVSGWKKERHDPLSKTIPSKFFNYVTRKAAGIELHDFNCGLKAYRADVVEDIYLYGELHRYIPMLAKREGYTRITEKVVKHHPRKYGKTKFGLSRFMNGFLDLITITFVQRYLQKPMHFFGTIGVLLLLAGGVINLYMAFLKFVYSQGIGDRPLLFLGILLMVVGVQFFSTGLLGEMINKNNVESQKPKIREKV encoded by the coding sequence ATTGATATCAGTATCGTTGTTCCGGTTTATAATGAAGAGGAATCGCTGCCCGAATTAGAGAAGGCGATTCAAGCCGCATTAGCCAACAAGTTTAGCTATGAAATTATCTTTGTTGATGATGGTTCCTCGGACGGATCTTGGGCTGTTATCAAATCTTTGAGCGAACAAAAAAGTTTTGTACATGGGATTAATTTCAGCCATAACTATGGGAAAAGTGTAGCACTGCAAGCCGGTTTTGAAACGGTAAAAGGTGATTATGTAGTAACGATGGACGCCGATCTTCAGGACGATCCAAATGAGGTCCCGGAAATGGTGCAAATGCTCAAAGATGGATACGACTTAGTAAGTGGGTGGAAAAAAGAGCGTCATGATCCTCTTTCAAAAACCATTCCCTCTAAGTTTTTCAATTATGTAACACGAAAAGCTGCAGGCATAGAACTCCATGATTTTAACTGCGGCCTTAAAGCCTATCGGGCTGATGTGGTAGAGGATATATACTTGTATGGAGAGCTGCATAGATATATCCCGATGCTTGCAAAAAGAGAAGGCTATACGCGTATTACAGAAAAGGTGGTTAAACACCATCCACGCAAATATGGAAAGACGAAATTTGGTCTTTCCCGTTTCATGAACGGCTTTCTTGATTTAATTACCATCACTTTTGTACAGCGTTACCTGCAAAAACCAATGCACTTCTTTGGAACCATTGGTGTGTTATTACTACTGGCCGGCGGTGTTATCAATCTGTATATGGCGTTTTTAAAATTCGTTTATTCACAAGGAATCGGTGATCGGCCGCTCCTGTTTTTAGGAATATTACTCATGGTGGTTGGAGTTCAGTTCTTCTCAACGGGTTTACTTGGTGAAATGATCAATAAAAACAATGTTGAAAGCCAAAAACCAAAAATCAGAGAAAAAGTTTAG
- the cyoE gene encoding protoheme IX farnesyltransferase: MNSAEDNILIQRSFTSVVADYYQLTKPGITMSVLVSMLVGFILGSGANINFVTLIHALIGTYLIAAGTGAHNQFLERNFDGLMKRTSKRPLPDQRIDSTKGMIFSLSMIFSGLLYLILLVNPVAGAVSFVTTLIYLGIYTPMKRVSAINIAIGAIPGALPPVGGWAAATGNIAEPGMWLLFGIMFLWQVPHVLSIAWLCKDDYSSAGFKMLPKRDEKGYKTVFFSLICTLSLFPVTIAIYQFDISGMIFLVSSLIFAVGFLAYTIRFSLNRTKENAKKMMFASIAYLPLVWVAVFIDRFFV; encoded by the coding sequence ATGAATTCAGCCGAAGATAACATTCTCATCCAGAGATCTTTTACGAGTGTTGTTGCCGATTATTATCAACTAACCAAGCCTGGCATAACTATGTCTGTGTTGGTAAGTATGCTCGTCGGCTTTATCCTTGGCAGTGGTGCAAACATCAATTTTGTCACCCTCATTCACGCCTTGATTGGAACGTACTTAATTGCAGCCGGAACAGGTGCTCATAACCAATTTTTGGAGCGCAATTTTGACGGCTTAATGAAGCGCACATCAAAACGCCCCCTGCCTGACCAGCGTATCGATTCCACAAAGGGAATGATCTTTTCATTGAGTATGATTTTTTCAGGATTACTCTATTTAATCCTTTTGGTTAATCCTGTAGCCGGTGCCGTTTCTTTCGTTACTACTCTGATTTATTTAGGGATTTACACGCCAATGAAGCGAGTTTCTGCGATCAATATTGCCATTGGCGCTATTCCGGGGGCACTTCCTCCTGTTGGTGGATGGGCTGCTGCTACCGGTAATATTGCAGAACCGGGAATGTGGCTGCTATTTGGGATTATGTTTTTGTGGCAAGTACCTCACGTTCTCTCCATTGCATGGCTTTGTAAGGATGATTATTCCAGCGCCGGCTTTAAGATGCTTCCTAAGCGAGATGAAAAGGGATATAAAACAGTATTTTTCTCTCTGATCTGCACCCTGAGCCTTTTCCCGGTTACGATCGCAATCTATCAGTTCGATATTTCGGGAATGATCTTTCTAGTTTCAAGCCTGATATTTGCTGTAGGCTTTTTAGCTTATACCATTCGATTCAGTTTAAACCGAACAAAGGAGAATGCTAAGAAGATGATGTTCGCTTCAATTGCGTATTTACCGCTTGTTTGGGTTGCCGTATTTATTGATCGGTTTTTTGTGTAA
- a CDS encoding transporter produces the protein MVGIETSQHVKLSYEPAGVGERVLAFFLDGFFLGIYYLISIWIWGYVNDVGSTSGAFEDSVWILTVVVGLPILLYHLVSEVVSNGYSLGKKIVGIRVVKIDGTRATISGYLVRWMFRLVEISMTSGMLAFIVILLNGKGQRIGDILGKTCVIKERKKVKLDNTLFAEVASAYEPVFKQVAELEDKDIRIIKEVLDSRSHYDYDNWFLMLQKTRKKIEERLGIENHGMSGDDFLRTVIKDYNAIHGKG, from the coding sequence ATGGTAGGAATTGAAACTTCACAACATGTAAAACTAAGCTACGAACCGGCCGGAGTTGGAGAGCGGGTTCTGGCATTTTTTCTGGACGGGTTTTTTCTGGGGATTTATTACCTCATCAGTATATGGATTTGGGGATATGTGAATGATGTGGGTTCAACAAGCGGGGCTTTTGAAGATTCTGTGTGGATACTAACAGTTGTAGTTGGTTTGCCCATCTTGCTTTATCACTTGGTGAGTGAAGTGGTTTCGAATGGCTACAGTCTTGGCAAGAAAATAGTGGGTATTCGGGTGGTTAAAATTGATGGGACCCGGGCCACCATTAGCGGTTACTTGGTGCGATGGATGTTTCGTTTAGTTGAAATCAGTATGACCAGCGGCATGCTCGCCTTTATCGTAATTTTATTAAATGGAAAAGGGCAGCGCATCGGTGATATTCTTGGAAAGACCTGCGTGATTAAAGAACGTAAGAAAGTAAAGCTTGATAACACATTGTTTGCAGAAGTTGCGAGCGCCTACGAGCCGGTATTTAAACAAGTAGCTGAACTGGAAGACAAAGACATCCGAATCATAAAAGAAGTGCTAGACTCACGGTCGCATTACGATTACGATAACTGGTTCCTGATGCTCCAAAAAACGCGCAAGAAAATTGAAGAGCGCTTGGGTATCGAAAACCATGGAATGAGCGGAGATGATTTCCTGCGAACGGTTATTAAGGATTATAATGCAATTCACGGGAAAGGCTGA
- a CDS encoding heme A synthase: protein MKLNAFQKTAITTVGATLFLILVGGLVRAAGAGLGCPDWPKCFGMWVPPTSLADLPAGFDASQFNVYKTWIEYLNRLVGVVIGLLITATFLLSIRYRKKKPTVFYSSAAAFVLVLFQGWLGGVVVKTGLHEGLITAHMLVAMVIVTTLLYATFEATSDFFKVRIEERFRKKVLWTMWILFGLTMIQLVLGTQVREAIDVIKEVANVPPRSLWIDQVGAMFPIHRSFSWLVILAGVFLFYLLKKDKAEGLVMKLGQWNVILVLLQVLIGIGLYYLDMPRVLQVLHLVGMAIMVCAQFFMILVLRRSARLES, encoded by the coding sequence ATGAAATTAAATGCTTTTCAAAAAACAGCGATTACTACAGTTGGTGCTACTTTATTTCTGATCTTAGTGGGCGGTTTAGTGCGAGCCGCAGGGGCAGGATTAGGATGCCCTGATTGGCCCAAATGCTTTGGTATGTGGGTACCTCCCACTAGTTTAGCCGACCTTCCGGCCGGTTTTGATGCATCCCAATTCAATGTCTACAAAACCTGGATTGAATATCTAAATCGACTTGTTGGAGTGGTTATTGGTTTGCTAATAACAGCTACTTTTTTGCTTTCTATACGTTACCGGAAAAAGAAACCAACAGTTTTTTACAGTTCTGCAGCAGCTTTTGTGCTCGTCCTCTTTCAAGGTTGGCTTGGTGGGGTGGTTGTTAAAACCGGTCTGCACGAAGGCTTAATTACAGCTCACATGCTTGTTGCTATGGTGATAGTAACGACACTTCTTTATGCTACTTTCGAAGCTACGAGTGACTTTTTTAAAGTCCGGATTGAGGAAAGATTCAGAAAAAAAGTACTCTGGACGATGTGGATTTTATTTGGATTAACAATGATACAATTAGTACTTGGGACGCAGGTTCGCGAAGCTATTGACGTAATTAAAGAAGTAGCTAATGTACCTCCAAGAAGCCTGTGGATTGACCAAGTTGGGGCTATGTTTCCTATTCACCGAAGTTTTTCGTGGCTGGTTATTTTAGCGGGGGTGTTTCTTTTCTATCTCCTCAAAAAAGACAAAGCCGAGGGATTAGTTATGAAACTAGGCCAGTGGAATGTGATTTTGGTGTTGCTTCAGGTATTGATAGGAATAGGGCTGTATTATCTAGATATGCCTCGAGTTTTACAGGTACTCCATTTAGTGGGAATGGCAATAATGGTCTGCGCTCAGTTCTTTATGATCCTTGTATTGCGGAGGAGTGCTAGATTAGAGTCTTAA
- a CDS encoding NAD(P)-dependent alcohol dehydrogenase, translated as MKAIVNDKYGGPEVLVMKEIPKPALAQNQVLVKVHASTVNRTDCAILRAKPFIMRFIHGMKKPKIQIPGTDFSGEIVSVGSSVSMYKAGDKVFGFNDTGLASKAEFMVLDEDDKFGKMPQGVSYEQAAATLEGVHYAYNFINKVDLKKGDKVLVNGASGAIGSALVQLLKYWEAEVTAVANTKNLGLMKSIGASTVIDYQQEDFTKTNGTFHYVFDAVGKSTFSKCKPLLKDSGVYISSELGPYIQNPFLALITSFSAGKKVKFPVPFDVKESIRIAAKLIEEGRYEAVIGRSYSLDQIQEAYQYVETGEKTGNVVIKIVEG; from the coding sequence ATGAAAGCAATTGTAAATGATAAATACGGGGGGCCTGAAGTTTTGGTAATGAAAGAGATACCCAAACCTGCGCTGGCGCAAAATCAGGTGTTAGTTAAAGTTCATGCCTCTACAGTGAACCGAACCGACTGCGCCATTCTTAGAGCAAAGCCCTTTATTATGCGTTTTATTCACGGGATGAAGAAACCAAAAATTCAAATTCCAGGAACTGATTTTTCAGGGGAAATAGTGTCAGTGGGCAGTAGTGTTTCTATGTATAAGGCAGGAGATAAGGTCTTTGGATTTAACGATACCGGATTAGCTTCAAAGGCTGAATTTATGGTTCTGGATGAAGATGATAAATTTGGAAAAATGCCACAGGGAGTTTCTTATGAACAAGCTGCCGCAACTCTTGAAGGAGTACATTATGCATATAATTTCATCAATAAAGTAGATCTTAAGAAGGGAGATAAAGTATTGGTGAATGGCGCATCCGGTGCTATTGGGTCAGCGTTGGTTCAGTTATTGAAGTACTGGGAGGCTGAGGTTACGGCAGTGGCGAATACCAAGAATTTGGGGCTGATGAAATCAATAGGAGCTTCCACAGTGATCGATTATCAGCAGGAAGATTTTACGAAGACCAATGGCACCTTTCATTATGTGTTTGATGCAGTAGGAAAAAGTACGTTCTCAAAGTGCAAGCCTCTGTTAAAAGACAGTGGGGTCTATATCTCTTCAGAATTAGGGCCTTATATCCAAAATCCATTTTTAGCTCTAATAACATCATTTTCGGCAGGGAAAAAAGTAAAGTTTCCAGTTCCCTTTGATGTGAAAGAAAGCATCCGGATTGCTGCCAAGTTAATAGAAGAAGGAAGATATGAGGCAGTTATTGGTAGGAGCTATTCTTTAGACCAAATACAAGAAGCCTATCAGTACGTTGAAACTGGCGAGAAGACCGGTAATGTAGTTATTAAGATTGTGGAGGGGTAG
- a CDS encoding magnesium chelatase, which translates to MSTEEKDPQNEQPEKEDQEKAPFESRMDLSGVEKLVSSIRAEIGKIIVGQQRMVDLLIAALLADGHVLIEGVPGVAKTLTTKLLAQTIASDFSRIQFTPDLMPADVIGTSVFNPKTTDFEFKEGPVFSNIVLIDEINRSPAKTQAALFEVMEERQITVDGKTYLMEAPFMVVATQNPIEHEGTYRLPEAQLDRFLFRIDVPYPSLDEEVKILSGSYSRKNKLDISKLDKVISGEEITKQRDVVSSIHVEPELMEYIAQIIQNTRNSNSVSIGASPRASVFVMRAAQAWAAMNGRDFITPEDVKEMINPVLRHRITLTPEKEMEGMKPDQVIQIILEKVEVPR; encoded by the coding sequence ATGAGCACAGAAGAAAAAGATCCCCAAAACGAACAGCCTGAAAAAGAAGATCAAGAAAAAGCACCTTTTGAAAGCCGAATGGACTTATCCGGTGTTGAGAAGCTGGTGAGCAGCATCCGTGCTGAAATTGGCAAAATCATTGTCGGACAGCAGCGTATGGTTGATCTGCTGATTGCAGCCTTGCTGGCAGATGGACACGTTTTGATTGAAGGCGTTCCGGGTGTAGCCAAGACTTTAACCACTAAGCTGCTTGCCCAAACTATAGCATCCGATTTTTCCCGCATCCAGTTTACCCCTGACCTGATGCCGGCCGATGTTATCGGAACCTCTGTCTTCAACCCAAAAACTACTGACTTTGAGTTCAAGGAAGGCCCTGTTTTTTCGAACATAGTTTTGATTGATGAGATCAACCGATCACCAGCTAAAACCCAGGCTGCTTTATTTGAAGTGATGGAGGAACGGCAAATAACAGTGGATGGTAAAACCTACCTTATGGAAGCGCCTTTCATGGTAGTTGCTACTCAAAATCCCATTGAGCATGAAGGTACGTATCGGCTTCCGGAGGCTCAACTTGACCGGTTTCTGTTTCGGATTGACGTTCCTTATCCGTCACTGGATGAAGAGGTTAAAATTCTTTCAGGCAGTTATTCCCGAAAAAATAAGCTGGACATCAGCAAACTAGATAAAGTTATTTCCGGCGAAGAAATCACCAAACAGCGGGATGTCGTTTCATCCATCCATGTAGAACCCGAGCTGATGGAGTATATAGCTCAAATCATCCAGAATACCCGAAACAGCAATTCTGTATCAATTGGGGCTTCTCCGCGAGCTTCCGTTTTTGTGATGAGAGCTGCACAAGCCTGGGCTGCCATGAACGGACGAGATTTCATTACTCCGGAAGATGTTAAAGAGATGATCAATCCTGTGCTCCGCCACCGAATCACCTTGACTCCGGAAAAAGAAATGGAAGGAATGAAACCCGACCAGGTAATACAGATCATCTTGGAAAAAGTGGAGGTACCGCGGTAA